The Aedes aegypti strain LVP_AGWG chromosome 3, AaegL5.0 Primary Assembly, whole genome shotgun sequence genome contains a region encoding:
- the LOC5573964 gene encoding V-type proton ATPase subunit e 2, protein MGASALPIIIFSAIFGVVGIVLPIIAPKGPNRGIVQCVLILTAATCWLFWLCCYMAQMNPLIGPKLHQNTILIMAREWGNPLPDMDNYHPEPHSVAEH, encoded by the exons GATCATTATTTTCTCGGCGATTTTCGGCGTGGTTGGCATCGTCCTGCCGATCATCGCTCCGAAGGGACCCAACCGAGG AATTGTCCAGTGCGTCCTGATCCTGACTGCGGCCACCTGCTGGTTGTT CTGGCTCTGCTGTTATATGGCTCAGATGAATCCGCTGATTGGCCCTAAGCTACATCAGAACACAATCCTGATCATGGCACGCGAATGGGGCAATCCCCTTCCCGATATGGATAACTACCATCCCGAACCGCACAGTGTGGCCGAACACTAA
- the LOC5573978 gene encoding leucine-rich repeat protein 1 — translation MKLVCETCVVNRTVPFGKKPFQKTILAIGKNSEKKSEDEAVIMLITNANKGGTKYALRKNISKIFTRFISEGKATISFNIPEHDLQIKSEVIQLTGFLKVLKSILTGEAVPGGYGSMATIPLKLPCLSVANKKSSLLSSTSKVLSTKCVVRSRADYPLKGFNRNLTLLQISDIKLVRFDPQILLLKNLRSLNLSNNCLEKIPKDLGQLRLNEIDLSGNALHNHDWEWLRGPALQSSLQSLNISNNSLSYFPIALIYTKQLVRLDMRQNHVLKLPFALWKMARLRFLNLASNQLGSLPESMTRMKLDELDLSENRLDHTVSTVPDLRTPTQVGHVPALWELAARVVVARKVFYSVGTIPFLLVELLHRTPICGCGLLCFTAKIHERAKVIRLNCQHLILNSNQHLYADAVFCSQRCSAKL, via the coding sequence ATGAAACTAGTCTGCGAAACGTGCGTCGTGAACCGGACCGTCCCGTTCGGTAAGAAACCCTTCCAGAAAACCATCCTAGCCATCGGTAAGAACAGCGAGAAGAAATCCGAAGATGAAGCGGTCATCATGCTGATAACGAATGCCAACAAGGGAGGAACCAAATACGCTTTGCGGAAAAACATCAGCAAGATATTCACCCGGTTCATCTCCGAGGGGAAAGCTACCATTTCGTTTAACATCCCGGAGCAcgatttgcaaatcaagtccgAGGTGATCCAGCTGACGGGTTTCCTGAAGGTGTTGAAATCAATTCTCACTGGAGAAGCGGTTCCTGGTGGGTATGGTTCCATGGCCACCATTCCCCTCAAGCTGCCCTGCCTAAGTGTGGCCAACAAGAAATCGTCACTATTGTCGTCCACAAGCAAAGTGCTCTCTACAAAATGTGTGGTCAGAAGCCGCGCCGATTATCCGCTCAAAGGGTTCAACCGCAATCTGACCCTGCTGCAAATATCCGACATAAAACTGGTACGATTCGACCCGCAGATCCTGCTGCTGAAGAACCTTCGCAGCTTGAACCTCTCAAACAACTGCTTGGAAAAGATCCCCAAGGATTTAGGACAGCTTCGCCTGAACGAGATAGACCTTTCCGGCAATGCCCTACACAATCACGACTGGGAGTGGCTACGAGGACCCGCGCTCCAGTCAAGTCTACAGAGTCTCAACATCTCCAACAACAGCCTCAGCTACTTCCCAATCGCTCTCATCTACACGAAGCAGCTAGTCCGATTGGACATGCGTCAGAACCACGTCCTCAAGCTCCCGTTCGCTTTGTGGAAAATGGCACGACTTCGATTCCTGAACCTGGCCAGCAATCAGCTCGGCTCCCTGCCGGAATCCATGACCCGCATGAAGCTAGACGAACTGGATCTCTCCGAAAACCGCTTAGATCACACGGTATCCACAGTTCCGGATCTTCGCACACCGACACAGGTCGGTCACGTGCCCGCCCTCTGGGAACTGGCAGCGCGGGTCGTCGTCGCTCGGAAGGTGTTCTACTCGGTGGGAACGATTCCGTTCTTGCTGGTCGAGCTGCTGCACCGGACCCCGATCTGTGGCTGTGGACTGCTCTGCTTTACGGCCAAGATCCACGAACGGGCCAAAGTGATACGGCTGAACTGTCAGCACCTGATCCTGAACAGCAATCAGCACCTTTACGCCGATGCTGTGTTTTGCAGTCAACGGTGCAGCGCCAAACTGTAA
- the LOC5573981 gene encoding protein ARV1, with the protein MRLPLQDYFRLRKLKSNGQHYVCINCGCPVPELYRRISSTVLKITDCEKCKTPADKYIEFEALIILIDLVLLSKSAYRHILYNSNCKNLWKIGIILILLEAYCLWTETFSKFTNVCYRSDHPDPFLAEKGFYLSSLHILIGTILLYTFVYLLTRIMLHCANIGSDTGKAYPLVLLQGTILASIAKFFFIPIIIWKQHTTDSAMAIHISLVVAYFVISLIQIHSVVSQCSWTKSAVIVLLAFVVKTYFLTEISLFLNALM; encoded by the exons aTGAGACTTCCACTACAAGACTATTTCCGTTTGCGTAAACTGAAAAGCAACGGCCAACATTATGTGTGCATCAATTGTGGGTGTCCCGTGCCGGAATTGTACAGGCGAATCAGTAGTACTGTACTGAAGATAACCGACTGC GAAAAGTGCAAGACACCAGCGGACAAGTATATCGAGTTCGAAGCGCTGATAATTCTTATTGATCTGGTCCTGCTCAGCAAATCAGCCTATCGACACATCCTTTACAACTCAAACTGTAAGAACCTGTGGAAGATTGGCATTATACTGATACTGCTGGAGGCATACTGCCTGTGGACAGAAACTTTCAGTAAGTTCACCAATGTATGCTACCGATCGGACCATCCGGATCCATTCCTGGCCGAGAAGGGTTTTTACTTGTCATCCTTACATATTCTGATCG GAACAATCCTTCTATACACCTTCGTTTACCTACTGACGAGGATTATGCTGCATTGTGCCAACATCGGATCGGATACTGGCAAAGCCTACCCATTAGTGCTGCTGCAGGGCACGATCCTGGCCAGCATCGCCAAATTCTTTTTCATTCCGATCATCATCTGGAAGCAACACACGACCGACTCGGCGATGGCCATCCACATCTCGCTGGTGGTGGCCTATTTTGTGATCTCCCTCATCCAGATACACTCCGTGGTTAGCCAATGTTCCTGGACCAAATCGGCTGTCATCGTACTTTTAGCATTCGTAGTCAAAACCTACTTCCTAACTGAaatcagtttatttttaaatgcaTTGATGTAA
- the LOC5573984 gene encoding probable proline--tRNA ligase, mitochondrial, producing MHKLSKIFQPSLIIPKNAIVKNQDITSKSQRLMLEQGLMRQAGNGTFYILPLLQRSVQKAIDLVDHHMQHFAGAEKLTLPILTSADLWRKSGRLETAGGELMSTTDRHGKRQILGPTHEESITALLAAISPVSYRQFPLRLYQISTKFRDEMKPRFGLMRAKEFLMKDLYTFDVGLAEARQTYEVVNEAYRRLFEAVGVPFVKVRGDTGVMGGSTSHEYHFPSEVGEDQLVCCSVCGMGCNQEMFDGEKACERCNNSNIGRQAGIEVGHAFILEDKYSKALGAMFLNQNGKPEALQMGCYGIGITRLIAAGVEVLSSEKEIRWPRALAPFKVCLIPPKKGSKEESLVEPWLHRLEDEVSKLSSVGSEVVVDDRTSLTIGKRLLDAKKTGYPVVVVIGPKAADEGAELFEVHNQTDETQKLLGFSETVKEIERSCS from the exons ATGCATAAACTTTCGAAGATTTTCCAACCATCTTTAATAATCCCCAAGAATGCAATTGTTAAGAACCAAGACATCACATCCAAAAGCCAACGG CTGATGCTCGAACAAGGCCTTATGCGGCAGGCCGGCAACGGCACCTTCTACATCCTGCCACTGCTGCAGCGTTCCGTTCAGAAAGCCATCGACCTGGTCGATCACCACATGCAGCACTTCGCCGGGGCGGAGAAACTCACCCTGCCGATCCTCACATCGGCCGATTTGTGGCGCAAAAGTGGACGCCTCGAGACGGCTGGCGGCGAACTGATGAGCACCACCGATAGGCACGGCAAACGGCAAATCCTGGGACCG ACGCATGAGGAAAGCATAACTGCCCTGCTGGCGGCGATTTCACCGGTATCCTATCGGCAGTTCCCGTTGCGGTTGTACCAGATATCGACCAAGTTTCGGGACGAGATGAAACCTCGCTTCGGGCTGATGCGGGCGAAGGAGTTCCTGATGAAGGACCTGTACACGTTCGACGTGGGATTGGCCGAAGCGCGCCAAACGTACGAGGTGGTAAACGAGGCTTATCGGAGGTTGTTCGAGGCGGTTGGAGTTCCCTTTGTGAAGGTAAGGGGGGACACTGGAGTTATGGGGGGATCCACGTCACATGAGTACCACTTTCCCAGTGAGGTCGGGGAGGATCAGTTGGTTTGCTGTAGCGTGTGCGGCATGGGATGCAATCAGGAGATGTTCGATGGTGAAAAGGCTTGCGAGAGATGTAACAATAGCAATATTGGGCGGCAGGCAGGAATTGAGGTGGGCCATGCCTTTATACTGGAAGACAAGTACAGCAAGGCACTAGGGGCCATGTTTCTGAACCAGAACGGGAAGCCTGAGGCGCTGCAGATGGGATGCTACGGGATAGGCATAACTCGATTGATCGCTGCCGGGGTTGAGGTACTTTCCAGCGAAAAGGAAATTCGATGGCCCCGTGCGCTGGCACCGTTCAAGGTCTGCTTAATTCCACCAAAGAAGGGAAGTAAAGAGGAATCCTTGGTTGAACCCTGGTTGCATAGATTAGAAGATGAAGTTAGTAAACTGTCCAGCGTTGGTTCGGAAGTTGTGGTGGATGATAGAACCAGTCTGACGATAGGGAAGAGACTTTTAGACGCTAAGAAAACTGGATACCCTGTTGTGGTAGTTATAGGACCTAAGGCAGCTGACGAGGGCGCCGAACTGTTTGAGGTTCACAATCAAACGGACGAAACTCAGAAGCTGTTGGGCTTTAGCGAAACGGTTAAGGAAATAGAACGGAGCTGTTCATAG